A single region of the Streptomyces caelestis genome encodes:
- a CDS encoding cyclophilin-like family protein, with protein MWGEEVFFDTRVPVSRETGARQVVEPGTVAFRTDGDTLALPYGPTTISQGDKCRLPGPCNVLGHIDGDPRLLATLRNGGPIRVEPADD; from the coding sequence ATATGGGGCGAGGAAGTGTTCTTCGACACACGAGTGCCGGTTTCACGTGAAACAGGCGCCCGGCAGGTCGTCGAACCGGGCACGGTCGCCTTCCGGACCGATGGCGACACTCTCGCCCTGCCCTATGGCCCCACGACGATCTCCCAGGGCGACAAGTGCCGCCTCCCCGGCCCGTGCAACGTCCTCGGCCACATCGACGGCGACCCCCGCCTGCTCGCGACCCTGCGCAACGGCGGCCCGATACGCGTGGAGCCGGCCGACGACTAG
- the thiC gene encoding phosphomethylpyrimidine synthase ThiC yields the protein MTNKDARTPASVQDAQSEEAGKSIGWHKAYVEGSRPDLRVPVRQVHLTNGQSVTLYDTSGPYTDPLGETDVRRGLSPLRENWIIARGDTEEYAGRPVRPEDDGIKHTSPRGGLRNLDAVFPGRPRQPRRSKDGKAVTQLAYARRGEITPEMEYVAIRENVSPEVVRDEIAAGRAVLPANVNHPEIEPMIIGKRFLVKVNANIGNSAVTSSIEEEVEKMTWATRWGADTVMDLSTGRNIHTTREWVLRNSPVPIGTVPLYQALEKVDGRAEELTWDIYKDTVIEQAEQGVDYMTVHAGVRLAYVPLTANRKTGIVSRGGSIMAAWCLAHHKESFLYENFEELCEILAAYDVTYSLGDGLRPGSIADANDEAQFAELRTLGELNRIAKRFNVQTMIEGPGHVPMHKIKENIDLQQEICDEAPFYTLGPLTTDVAPAYDHITSGIGAAMIAWWGTAMLCYVTPKEHLGLPNRDDVKTGVITYKIAAHAADLAKGHPGAQEWDDALSDARFEFRWEDQFNLALDPDTARQFHDETLPAEPAKTAHFCSMCGPKFCSMKISQSITERFGSADAEGASHEEVAAGMLQKSKEFAEAGNRVYLPIAD from the coding sequence ATGACCAACAAGGACGCACGCACGCCTGCCTCCGTTCAGGACGCACAGTCCGAGGAGGCCGGGAAGTCCATCGGCTGGCACAAGGCGTATGTCGAGGGCTCTCGCCCCGACCTGCGGGTGCCGGTCCGTCAGGTCCACCTCACCAACGGGCAGTCCGTCACGCTGTACGACACGTCGGGCCCGTACACCGATCCTCTCGGCGAGACCGACGTCCGCAGGGGCCTGTCGCCGCTGCGTGAGAACTGGATCATCGCCCGCGGCGACACCGAGGAGTACGCGGGCCGACCCGTCCGTCCCGAGGACGACGGCATCAAGCACACCTCGCCGCGCGGCGGCCTGCGCAACCTCGACGCGGTCTTCCCTGGCCGGCCGCGCCAGCCGCGCCGCAGCAAGGACGGCAAGGCGGTCACACAGCTCGCCTACGCCCGCCGCGGTGAGATCACGCCCGAGATGGAGTACGTGGCCATCCGGGAGAACGTTTCGCCCGAGGTGGTCCGCGACGAGATCGCGGCGGGCCGCGCAGTGCTGCCGGCCAACGTCAACCACCCGGAGATCGAGCCGATGATCATCGGCAAGCGGTTCCTGGTGAAGGTCAACGCCAACATCGGCAACTCCGCGGTGACGTCCTCCATCGAGGAGGAGGTCGAGAAGATGACCTGGGCGACCCGCTGGGGCGCCGACACGGTCATGGACCTGTCCACCGGCCGCAACATCCACACCACGCGCGAGTGGGTCCTGCGCAACTCCCCCGTGCCCATCGGCACCGTGCCGCTCTACCAGGCATTGGAGAAGGTCGACGGCCGGGCCGAGGAGCTCACCTGGGACATCTACAAGGACACGGTCATCGAACAGGCCGAGCAGGGCGTGGACTACATGACGGTCCACGCGGGCGTGCGCCTGGCGTACGTGCCGCTGACGGCCAACCGCAAGACCGGCATCGTCTCGCGCGGCGGCTCGATCATGGCCGCCTGGTGCCTCGCGCACCACAAGGAGTCGTTCCTGTACGAGAACTTCGAGGAACTCTGCGAGATCCTCGCCGCGTACGACGTCACGTACTCCCTCGGCGACGGCCTGCGGCCGGGCTCGATCGCGGACGCCAACGACGAGGCGCAGTTCGCGGAACTGCGGACTCTCGGGGAACTCAACCGGATCGCGAAGCGTTTCAACGTACAGACCATGATCGAAGGCCCGGGCCACGTCCCGATGCACAAGATCAAGGAGAACATCGACCTTCAGCAGGAGATCTGCGATGAAGCTCCGTTCTATACGCTCGGCCCGCTGACCACGGACGTCGCGCCGGCGTACGACCACATCACCTCCGGCATCGGTGCCGCGATGATCGCTTGGTGGGGCACGGCGATGCTGTGTTACGTCACGCCCAAGGAGCACCTGGGCCTGCCGAACCGTGACGACGTCAAGACCGGCGTCATCACCTACAAGATCGCCGCCCACGCAGCGGATCTCGCCAAGGGACACCCGGGTGCCCAGGAGTGGGACGACGCGCTGTCCGACGCCCGTTTCGAGTTCCGGTGGGAGGACCAGTTCAACCTCGCCCTCGACCCGGACACGGCACGGCAGTTCCACGACGAGACCCTGCCGGCGGAGCCCGCCAAGACGGCTCACTTCTGCTCGATGTGCGGTCCCAAGTTCTGCAGCATGAAGATTAGCCAAAGCATCACAGAGCGGTTCGGCAGTGCCGACGCTGAAGGCGCGTCGCATGAGGAGGTCGCGGCGGGGATGCTCCAGAAGTCGAAGGAGTTCGCTGAGGCGGGGAACCGGGTTTACCTGCCGATCGCGGACTGA
- a CDS encoding DMT family transporter, translating into MDEGKAKGWAICAVVAAALFWSSSYAVTKQVLADVGPLSIGAIRFTLAAALLGIMVRMRRKPVARPDARQRRMIHLSGLLGITVYFVLENVGVQLSTASDASLIVATYPLMTMLLELVAFRTRMPLLRVGGVLLATVGAFLVVRNGAEVGGSERWFGDVLLLLGGLVWAGYNVLGKYAGRGQDAMTLTYYQTVAGAAGFLLASLLEAGDWQVPNGTASALLAYLAVACSVGGFLLYNYGLRRMTSSVAVNILNLVPVFGVLGAVVINGETVRLGQALGGAIIIAGVALGVIERRTAVEGAAVPEPAVVGART; encoded by the coding sequence GTGGACGAGGGGAAAGCCAAGGGCTGGGCGATCTGTGCCGTAGTGGCGGCCGCGCTTTTCTGGAGCAGCTCGTACGCGGTGACCAAACAGGTCCTGGCGGACGTCGGTCCGCTGAGCATCGGGGCCATCCGCTTCACGCTCGCCGCCGCCCTGCTCGGGATCATGGTGCGCATGCGACGCAAGCCGGTCGCGCGGCCGGATGCCCGCCAGCGGCGAATGATCCACCTGAGCGGCCTGCTCGGCATCACGGTCTACTTCGTGCTGGAGAACGTCGGCGTCCAGCTGTCGACCGCCTCGGATGCCTCTCTGATCGTGGCCACCTACCCGCTGATGACCATGCTGCTGGAGCTTGTGGCCTTCCGGACCCGGATGCCGCTGCTCCGGGTCGGCGGTGTGCTGCTCGCCACCGTGGGCGCCTTCCTGGTCGTGCGCAACGGAGCGGAAGTCGGTGGCAGCGAACGCTGGTTCGGCGATGTCCTGCTGCTGCTCGGCGGACTGGTGTGGGCCGGGTACAACGTGCTGGGCAAGTACGCGGGCCGCGGTCAGGACGCGATGACGCTCACCTACTACCAGACCGTGGCGGGCGCCGCCGGCTTTCTGCTCGCTTCGCTCCTGGAGGCCGGGGACTGGCAGGTACCGAACGGGACGGCCTCGGCACTTCTCGCCTATCTGGCCGTGGCATGTTCCGTCGGCGGCTTCCTTCTCTACAACTACGGCCTGCGCAGAATGACCTCGAGTGTCGCGGTCAACATCCTCAACCTCGTACCGGTGTTCGGTGTGCTCGGTGCCGTGGTGATCAACGGAGAGACAGTCCGGCTCGGGCAGGCCTTGGGTGGCGCGATCATCATCGCCGGTGTGGCGCTGGGAGTCATCGAACGCCGAACGGCTGTCGAGGGAGCCGCGGTTCCCGAGCCGGCCGTGGTCGGCGCGCGCACCTGA
- a CDS encoding metallophosphoesterase family protein — protein sequence MVEGSMTQGAGQGPEVERTATLRDFRVPAYVHETGPYVHSAHPGEVVPPPEETYPEGYTPTERDLPVIHRGDTVQVTVDPEAAAAAPQTDTGQGPLYVVGDVHGYLDELVAALQEKGLLDAAGQWCAGTARLWFLGDFTDRGPDGIGVIDLVMRLSAEAAAAGGYCKALMGNHELLLLGAKRFGDTPVNSGAGTATFQAAWLLNGGQKTDMDRLQDHHLQWMARLDAVEEVDGHLLVHSDTTAYLDYGRSIEEVNDTVRETLTRNDADEVWDLFRKFTKRFSFRDEGGADAVRSLLDTYGGTRIVHGHSPIPYLLGEAGSEEDEDNSEPLVEGPHVYADGLAIAMDGGVTMAGKLLVQQLPLGT from the coding sequence ATGGTGGAGGGGTCGATGACTCAGGGGGCCGGTCAGGGACCCGAGGTGGAGCGCACGGCGACGTTGCGCGACTTCCGGGTGCCCGCGTACGTCCACGAGACCGGTCCGTACGTCCACAGCGCCCACCCCGGCGAGGTCGTCCCGCCACCCGAGGAGACCTACCCCGAGGGGTACACGCCGACCGAGCGCGATCTTCCCGTGATCCATCGGGGCGACACCGTCCAGGTGACCGTCGACCCCGAGGCCGCCGCAGCAGCCCCGCAGACCGACACCGGGCAGGGCCCGCTGTACGTCGTGGGTGACGTGCACGGTTACCTCGACGAGCTGGTGGCGGCCCTCCAGGAGAAGGGCCTCCTCGATGCCGCCGGGCAGTGGTGCGCCGGCACCGCCCGACTGTGGTTCCTCGGCGACTTCACCGACCGCGGCCCGGACGGCATCGGCGTCATCGACCTGGTGATGCGGCTGTCCGCCGAGGCCGCAGCGGCCGGCGGCTACTGCAAGGCGCTCATGGGCAACCACGAGCTGCTGCTGCTCGGCGCCAAGCGGTTCGGCGACACCCCCGTCAACTCCGGCGCGGGCACCGCGACTTTCCAGGCGGCCTGGCTGCTCAACGGCGGCCAGAAGACCGACATGGACCGCCTCCAGGACCACCACCTGCAGTGGATGGCCCGCCTGGACGCCGTCGAGGAGGTCGACGGTCACCTGCTCGTCCACTCCGACACCACCGCCTACCTCGACTACGGCCGCTCCATCGAAGAGGTCAACGACACCGTCCGCGAGACGCTCACACGCAACGACGCGGACGAGGTCTGGGACCTGTTCCGCAAGTTCACCAAGCGGTTCTCCTTCCGCGACGAGGGCGGCGCGGACGCCGTACGCTCCCTGCTCGATACGTACGGAGGCACCCGCATCGTTCACGGTCACAGCCCGATTCCGTATCTGCTGGGCGAGGCCGGCTCCGAGGAGGACGAGGACAACTCCGAGCCCTTGGTCGAGGGACCGCACGTCTACGCCGACGGACTCGCCATCGCCATGGACGGTGGCGTGACCATGGCCGGAAAGCTGCTGGTCCAGCAACTGCCGCTGGGCACGTGA
- a CDS encoding LacI family DNA-binding transcriptional regulator yields the protein MTAAGKHQVSRAETSRRGSRPGRAGIRDVAAAAGVSITTVSDALNGKGRLPDATRRHVREVADRLGYRPSAAARTLRTGKSGLIGLTVTTYGDEPFTFTEFAYFAEMARAATSAALARGYALVILPATSRHDVWSNVALDGTVVIDPSDQDPVVSELVRQGLPVVSDGRPAGSLPVTAWVDNDHEAAVLGILDHLADAGARRIGLLTGTTTDTYTHLSTTAYLRWCERVGQDPVYEAYPAHDPCAGAVAADRLLARPDRPDAVYGLFDPNGTDLLAAARRYGLRVPDDLLLVCCSESTVYANTEPPVTTLSLKPRRIGTAVVQLLIDAIEGADSDRPVEQVIPTELIVRTSSQRRPPRTTVSPPRSPEGT from the coding sequence ATGACAGCAGCAGGGAAGCACCAGGTGAGCCGCGCGGAAACCTCACGTCGAGGCAGTCGGCCGGGCCGGGCGGGTATCAGAGACGTGGCCGCCGCCGCCGGAGTCTCCATCACGACCGTCTCCGACGCCCTCAACGGCAAGGGCCGACTCCCGGACGCCACCCGGCGCCATGTCCGCGAGGTCGCCGACCGGCTGGGCTATCGCCCCTCGGCCGCCGCCCGGACCCTCCGCACCGGCAAGTCGGGACTCATCGGCCTGACCGTGACGACGTACGGGGATGAACCTTTCACCTTCACCGAGTTCGCCTACTTCGCCGAGATGGCGCGAGCCGCCACCTCCGCCGCGCTCGCCCGCGGCTACGCCCTCGTCATCCTGCCCGCGACCTCGCGCCACGACGTGTGGTCGAACGTCGCCCTGGACGGCACGGTCGTCATCGACCCCTCCGACCAGGACCCGGTGGTCAGCGAACTCGTCCGGCAGGGTCTGCCGGTCGTCTCCGACGGCCGCCCGGCCGGCTCACTGCCGGTCACGGCCTGGGTCGACAACGACCACGAGGCCGCCGTCCTCGGCATCCTCGATCACCTGGCCGACGCCGGCGCCCGCCGCATCGGCCTGCTGACCGGCACGACGACCGACACGTACACCCACCTGTCGACCACCGCGTACCTGCGCTGGTGCGAGCGTGTCGGCCAGGATCCGGTGTACGAGGCCTATCCCGCGCACGATCCGTGCGCGGGCGCCGTCGCCGCCGACCGGCTCCTGGCGCGCCCCGACCGGCCCGACGCGGTCTACGGGCTGTTCGACCCGAACGGCACCGACCTGCTCGCCGCCGCCCGCCGCTACGGCCTGCGCGTACCGGACGACCTGCTGCTCGTCTGCTGCAGCGAGTCCACCGTATACGCCAACACCGAGCCGCCCGTCACCACGCTCTCGCTGAAACCGCGCCGCATCGGCACGGCGGTCGTGCAGCTCCTCATCGACGCCATCGAGGGAGCGGACTCGGACCGTCCGGTGGAGCAGGTGATACCGACGGAGCTGATCGTGCGCACGTCGTCCCAGCGGCGCCCGCCGCGCACGACGGTCAGTCCGCCGCGGTCACCCGAAGGGACGTAG
- the hisC gene encoding histidinol-phosphate transaminase, whose product MSETSPKLRAELEGIPTYKPGKPAAAGGLVAYKLSSNENPYPPLPGVMETVTAAACNFNRYPDMACTALMNELSERFGVPLSHLATGTGSVGVAQQLIQATSGPGDEVIYAWRSFEAYPIITQISGATSVQVPLTSGDVHDLDAMADAITDRTRLIFVCNPNNPTGTVVRRAELERFLDRVPGDVLVVLDEAYREFIRDPQVPDGVELYRDRPNVCVLRTFSKAYGLAGLRVGFAIAHEPVAAALRKTAVPFGVSQLAQEAAIASLRAEDELLGRVGSLVCERTRVVDGLRAQGWTVPETQANFVWLRLGERTVPFAEACEQAGVVIRPFPGEGVRVTVGETEANDIFLKVAEGFRREL is encoded by the coding sequence GTGAGCGAGACGAGCCCCAAGCTGCGCGCCGAGCTGGAGGGGATCCCCACCTACAAGCCGGGCAAGCCGGCCGCCGCGGGCGGGCTGGTGGCCTACAAGCTGTCCTCCAACGAGAACCCCTACCCGCCGCTGCCGGGCGTGATGGAGACGGTGACGGCGGCGGCCTGCAACTTCAACCGCTATCCGGACATGGCCTGCACGGCGCTGATGAACGAGCTGTCCGAGCGGTTCGGCGTGCCTCTCTCCCACCTGGCCACCGGCACCGGGTCGGTCGGTGTCGCCCAGCAGCTGATCCAGGCCACCTCCGGCCCCGGTGACGAGGTGATCTACGCCTGGCGGTCCTTCGAGGCGTACCCGATCATCACGCAGATCAGTGGCGCCACGTCGGTGCAGGTACCGCTGACGTCCGGTGATGTGCACGACCTCGACGCGATGGCCGACGCGATCACCGACCGGACCCGGCTGATCTTCGTCTGCAATCCCAACAACCCGACGGGCACGGTCGTGCGGCGGGCGGAGCTGGAGCGCTTCCTCGACCGGGTCCCCGGTGACGTGCTGGTGGTGCTCGACGAGGCCTACCGCGAGTTCATCCGCGACCCCCAGGTGCCGGACGGTGTCGAGCTCTACCGTGACCGGCCCAACGTCTGCGTTCTGCGCACCTTCTCCAAGGCCTACGGCCTCGCCGGTCTGCGCGTCGGGTTCGCCATCGCCCACGAGCCGGTGGCCGCCGCGCTGCGCAAGACGGCGGTCCCGTTCGGGGTGAGCCAGCTCGCGCAGGAGGCGGCGATCGCCTCGTTGCGTGCCGAGGACGAACTGCTCGGCCGGGTCGGTTCGCTGGTGTGTGAGCGCACGCGTGTGGTCGACGGGCTGCGCGCCCAGGGCTGGACGGTGCCCGAGACCCAGGCCAACTTCGTGTGGCTGCGGCTGGGGGAGCGCACGGTCCCGTTCGCGGAGGCGTGCGAACAGGCGGGCGTGGTGATCAGGCCGTTCCCGGGTGAGGGTGTGCGGGTGACGGTCGGGGAGACCGAGGCGAACGACATCTTCCTGAAGGTGGCGGAAGGGTTTCGCAGGGAGCTCTAG
- a CDS encoding Lrp/AsnC family transcriptional regulator has protein sequence MDELDSALLRLLQQDGRRTNRDLAQELGIAPSTCLERVRSLRERGVLLGFHAEVDLASMGRGLQAMIAVRVRPPTRAVIEQFQAFVARMPEVISVFVLTGTDDFLIHVAVRDTDHLHSVVLDKLTERQELADVRTSVVYGHLRQNVIEPM, from the coding sequence ATGGACGAACTTGATTCGGCGTTGCTGCGGCTTCTGCAGCAAGACGGTCGGCGTACCAACCGGGACCTGGCACAGGAGTTGGGGATCGCCCCTTCCACCTGTCTGGAGCGGGTGCGCTCCCTGCGCGAGCGCGGCGTGCTGCTCGGATTCCACGCCGAAGTGGACCTCGCCTCGATGGGCCGGGGACTGCAGGCGATGATCGCCGTGCGGGTGCGGCCGCCGACTCGTGCGGTCATCGAACAGTTCCAGGCCTTCGTGGCGCGGATGCCCGAGGTGATCTCGGTCTTCGTGCTGACGGGCACCGACGACTTCCTCATCCATGTGGCGGTCCGCGACACCGACCATCTGCACTCGGTGGTCCTCGACAAGCTGACTGAGCGACAGGAACTCGCGGACGTACGCACCTCGGTGGTCTACGGGCACCTGCGGCAGAACGTCATCGAGCCGATGTGA